The following proteins are co-located in the Paludibaculum fermentans genome:
- a CDS encoding hybrid sensor histidine kinase/response regulator, with the protein MTTAGLLEPNHRILVIDDNRAIHDDLKKILLGEIEAQENLQEDESILFGADPVPLTRFEIDSAFQGQQGLRKLEQSLAEGRPYALAFVDVRMPPGWDGVETITHLWHAYPSLQVVVCTAYSDYSWNEIQRHLGQSENLLILKKPFDNIEVIQLAHALTRKWLVSRQAQARLEDLDLMVARRTAELRDANDRIQRQLEEKAAAEVAFRTVFESSPIGITLSDLSGCYVDVNRAMEELVGIGKSRFIGRRAMDLEWLKDPAEYEDIRAKLAEGRDIDSRELTYINPLLGHRTGLLWARRVVIAGVGYSLCFVLDISERKRMEEELVRARQGADAAARAKSEFLANMSHEIRTPLNGILGLSFLLEEEPNADDLRPMMGLIRTSGEVLRRVLDDVLDFSKIESGRLELEEEPFDIRGCLDWSFELFRKGAEEKNLKYSLRLDESLPAVVLGDATRLRQVTANLMSNAVKFTHSGSIRMEAVLEGPGPMEGRQLIRVTVKDTGIGIAEDRLDRLFHSFSQVDASISRCYGGTGLGLAISKSLVEMMGGEIHVESRPGEGATFEFTISVGIAEAARKPVQPDDSGHLKALKILVAEDNMVNQMVILRMLQKLGCHADFASDGRAAVSRVEANSYDIVLMDVHMPSVDGLEATRRIRKMPSAQSCVPVVALTAAATNEDRTACLAAGMNDYLSKPIAFEELRRTLHLWGQCQTPEMTNELIRSAGERIVAARPEGTGVAPPLAEGPAKLASAVQGVAQVTDLAGRV; encoded by the coding sequence ATGACAACAGCAGGTCTTTTGGAGCCGAATCACAGGATTCTGGTTATTGACGACAACAGGGCGATTCACGACGATCTGAAGAAGATCCTGCTGGGTGAGATCGAGGCGCAGGAGAATCTCCAGGAGGATGAGAGTATTCTGTTCGGGGCTGACCCGGTCCCGCTGACGCGGTTTGAGATCGACTCGGCGTTTCAGGGACAGCAGGGGTTGCGGAAGCTGGAACAGTCGCTGGCCGAGGGCCGTCCTTACGCACTCGCGTTTGTGGATGTCCGTATGCCGCCCGGCTGGGATGGTGTCGAAACCATCACTCATCTTTGGCACGCCTACCCCAGCCTGCAGGTTGTTGTCTGCACGGCCTACTCCGATTACTCCTGGAATGAGATCCAGCGTCACTTGGGGCAGTCTGAGAATCTCCTCATTCTGAAGAAGCCCTTCGACAATATTGAAGTGATCCAGTTGGCGCATGCGCTCACCCGCAAATGGTTGGTGAGCCGCCAGGCGCAAGCCCGGTTGGAGGACCTGGACCTGATGGTGGCGCGGCGCACGGCTGAATTGCGAGACGCCAACGATCGCATCCAGCGTCAGCTGGAGGAAAAAGCCGCGGCTGAAGTGGCTTTTCGCACGGTCTTCGAATCCAGTCCGATCGGCATCACGCTATCCGACCTATCAGGCTGCTACGTGGATGTGAACCGCGCCATGGAGGAGCTGGTCGGCATTGGGAAGTCGCGCTTCATTGGCCGGCGCGCGATGGATCTCGAGTGGTTGAAGGATCCCGCGGAATACGAGGATATCCGCGCAAAGTTGGCCGAAGGGCGCGATATCGACTCGCGTGAGCTGACTTACATCAATCCTCTTCTGGGCCATCGAACGGGCTTGCTGTGGGCGAGGCGGGTTGTCATTGCGGGCGTGGGCTACTCGCTGTGCTTCGTGCTCGACATCAGCGAACGCAAAAGGATGGAGGAGGAACTGGTACGGGCGCGCCAGGGCGCCGATGCGGCCGCCAGGGCCAAAAGCGAGTTCCTGGCCAACATGAGCCACGAAATCCGTACCCCGCTCAACGGCATTCTGGGGCTGAGTTTCCTGCTGGAGGAAGAGCCCAATGCCGACGATCTGCGCCCGATGATGGGACTCATTCGCACCTCGGGCGAGGTGCTGCGGCGCGTACTCGACGATGTGCTCGACTTCAGCAAGATCGAGTCCGGGCGGCTGGAACTGGAGGAGGAGCCCTTCGACATCCGGGGTTGCCTGGATTGGAGCTTTGAACTGTTCCGCAAAGGCGCCGAGGAGAAGAATCTCAAATACTCACTGCGCCTGGATGAATCGCTGCCGGCGGTCGTGTTGGGCGATGCGACAAGGTTGCGCCAGGTCACGGCCAATCTGATGAGCAACGCGGTGAAGTTCACACACAGCGGCTCAATCCGGATGGAGGCTGTTCTGGAGGGTCCGGGGCCGATGGAGGGCCGGCAGTTGATCCGCGTTACCGTGAAGGACACGGGCATCGGGATCGCCGAGGACCGGCTGGATCGCCTGTTCCACTCTTTCAGCCAGGTGGATGCCTCCATCAGCCGGTGCTATGGCGGTACTGGGCTGGGCCTGGCTATCTCCAAGAGTCTCGTCGAGATGATGGGCGGGGAGATCCATGTGGAGAGCCGGCCTGGAGAAGGTGCGACCTTCGAGTTCACCATCTCCGTCGGGATCGCTGAGGCGGCCAGGAAACCGGTACAACCGGACGACAGCGGCCACCTCAAAGCACTGAAGATCCTCGTGGCCGAAGACAACATGGTGAATCAGATGGTCATCCTGCGGATGCTGCAGAAGCTGGGGTGCCACGCTGATTTCGCCAGTGACGGCAGGGCCGCGGTGAGCCGGGTGGAGGCAAACTCATACGACATCGTCTTGATGGATGTGCACATGCCGTCGGTGGACGGCCTGGAAGCGACCAGAAGAATCAGGAAGATGCCTTCCGCTCAATCCTGCGTGCCCGTGGTGGCGCTGACCGCCGCCGCGACCAATGAAGATAGAACCGCCTGCCTGGCGGCGGGCATGAACGACTATCTGAGCAAACCCATCGCGTTCGAGGAGTTGCGCCGCACCCTGCATCTTTGGGGACAGTGCCAGACGCCCGAGATGACCAATGAACTCATCCGCTCGGCAGGAGAACGGATAGTCGCCGCACGCCCGGAAGGCACGGGTGTTGCTCCGCCCCTGGCGGAGGGGCCGGCTAAACTGGCCTCCGCGGTCCAGGGCGTTGCGCAAGTGACCGATCTCGCCGGCAGGGTCTGA
- a CDS encoding ATP-binding protein, with amino-acid sequence MHMPKGITLRITLLGWLVTLVTLAVFVMVIVPEQKREFELGLESKARGVAVSIRGVAAGAAVSEDYSSVVDQAMQVLSGDTAIDYVVVTKNDGFSIVVDRSTWKIDKLGETWRPAARIPASSIGVVPLFGRRVFQYAFPFDYSGIQWGWIHVGLSLDSYDQSVRRTYTRTAGLAVLCGCLSLLISLVYAAHLVRPIQILHAAVEKVAQGDLRARADVRSRDEIQRLAGAFNDMARTILARNQILDSVSFAAKEFLTDGDGDTIIGKVLERVGQAAGTSRAAVVRIFHHDEAIRAVLRKEWVAAGGAARQEGWEAFDWSGPDAQPWIDSFREGRIVTVIPSSLPAAFRDQLDQRIQSAILVPVVVAGEWWGVVCIDDFEQTREWGEAEKDSLRAVADMLGAAIARHRVRTALIDAKQTLEQRVIERTRELQEQIAAKDRAHSELAAAQQRLMELSREAGMAEIATGVLHNVGNVLNSVNVSTSLVAGKIRESRVDNLVALIGMLEQHSTDVSSFLASDPKGQRVLPYLVKLGGHFKSERDGILQELEMLSSHVGHIKQIVATQQSYAKVSGLVENVKLSEMLDDAIRILDPGFGRHGIKVERDFETVPEIAAEKHKILQILLNLLRNAKQALKEVDVADGKTIRVCVRRKGERRIILSVQDNGAGLPAENLTRIFGHGFTTKADGHGFGLHSCALAASEMGGSLRAESDGPGKGATFTLELPMKLADDMKGMLT; translated from the coding sequence ATGCACATGCCCAAGGGCATCACGCTTCGCATCACACTGCTGGGTTGGTTGGTGACCCTCGTGACGCTTGCGGTCTTTGTAATGGTGATCGTGCCGGAACAGAAGCGTGAATTCGAGTTGGGCTTGGAATCGAAGGCGAGGGGCGTAGCTGTTTCGATTCGAGGTGTCGCGGCGGGCGCGGCGGTATCGGAGGACTACTCTTCGGTCGTCGATCAGGCGATGCAGGTACTCTCCGGCGACACGGCAATCGACTACGTAGTCGTCACGAAGAACGATGGTTTCTCCATCGTAGTGGACCGCTCCACCTGGAAGATCGACAAACTGGGCGAGACGTGGCGCCCCGCGGCGCGCATCCCGGCCAGTTCCATCGGAGTGGTGCCGCTGTTCGGCCGGCGTGTGTTCCAGTATGCGTTCCCGTTTGACTATAGCGGCATTCAATGGGGCTGGATCCATGTTGGCCTGTCACTGGACTCCTATGACCAGAGCGTCCGGCGCACATACACGCGAACGGCCGGGCTGGCGGTGCTTTGCGGGTGCCTCAGCCTGCTGATCTCCCTCGTGTACGCGGCCCACCTGGTGCGGCCGATTCAGATCTTGCACGCCGCCGTGGAGAAGGTGGCGCAGGGCGATTTGCGGGCACGGGCCGACGTACGCAGCCGGGACGAAATCCAGCGTCTGGCGGGCGCCTTTAACGACATGGCCCGCACGATTCTGGCCCGCAACCAGATTCTGGATAGCGTCAGCTTCGCCGCGAAAGAGTTTCTCACGGACGGCGATGGCGACACCATTATTGGGAAGGTCCTGGAGAGGGTAGGGCAGGCCGCCGGAACGAGCCGGGCCGCGGTTGTGCGGATCTTCCACCACGATGAGGCAATTCGCGCGGTTCTGCGGAAAGAGTGGGTTGCCGCGGGCGGCGCCGCACGGCAGGAAGGCTGGGAAGCTTTCGACTGGTCCGGCCCGGACGCGCAACCCTGGATCGACTCCTTCCGGGAGGGCCGCATTGTCACCGTGATCCCGTCCAGTCTGCCGGCCGCTTTCCGGGATCAATTGGATCAGCGCATCCAGTCGGCCATTCTGGTGCCGGTGGTGGTCGCCGGGGAATGGTGGGGCGTGGTCTGCATCGACGATTTCGAGCAGACGCGGGAGTGGGGCGAGGCCGAGAAGGACAGCCTGCGGGCTGTGGCTGACATGCTGGGCGCCGCCATCGCCAGGCACCGCGTCCGGACAGCCCTCATCGACGCCAAGCAGACCCTGGAGCAGCGTGTGATTGAACGCACCAGGGAACTGCAGGAGCAGATTGCGGCCAAGGACCGGGCGCACTCGGAACTGGCCGCCGCACAACAGCGCTTGATGGAGTTATCGCGCGAGGCAGGCATGGCCGAAATCGCCACGGGGGTTCTCCACAACGTAGGCAATGTGCTGAATAGCGTGAATGTGTCCACCTCGCTGGTCGCGGGTAAGATCCGCGAATCGCGGGTCGACAACCTTGTGGCGCTCATCGGCATGCTGGAACAGCACTCCACTGATGTTTCGAGCTTCCTGGCCAGTGATCCGAAAGGACAGCGAGTGCTGCCGTACCTGGTCAAACTCGGCGGGCACTTCAAGTCGGAGCGGGATGGAATCCTGCAGGAACTGGAGATGTTGAGCTCGCATGTCGGCCACATCAAACAGATTGTAGCCACTCAACAGAGTTATGCCAAAGTCTCCGGGCTGGTGGAGAACGTCAAGCTTTCCGAGATGCTGGACGACGCGATTCGGATCCTGGATCCGGGGTTTGGCCGTCACGGTATTAAGGTGGAGCGGGATTTCGAGACAGTTCCTGAGATCGCCGCGGAGAAGCACAAGATCCTGCAGATCCTGCTGAATCTCCTGCGCAACGCTAAACAGGCTCTCAAGGAGGTCGACGTTGCGGATGGCAAGACGATCCGGGTCTGTGTGAGGCGCAAAGGGGAGCGGCGCATCATTCTCAGCGTGCAGGACAACGGTGCCGGGCTACCCGCTGAGAACCTCACCCGCATCTTCGGACATGGGTTTACAACCAAGGCGGATGGCCATGGTTTTGGCTTGCATTCGTGCGCACTGGCGGCCAGTGAAATGGGCGGATCGTTGAGAGCCGAGAGTGACGGGCCGGGCAAGGGCGCGACCTTTACGCTGGAACTTCCGATGAAGCTCGCCGACGACATGAAGGGGATGCTGACATGA
- the gpmA gene encoding 2,3-diphosphoglycerate-dependent phosphoglycerate mutase — MYKLVLIRHGESTWNKENRFTGWTDVDLSEKGVLEAVEAGQVLAKEGFQFDLAYTSVLKRAIKTLNTVLDQMDQLWIPVERSWRLNERHYGGLQGLNKSETADKYGEAQVKIWRRSYDVPPPALTADDERFPGRDRRYADVAAADLPLTECLKDTVARFLPLWHESIAPAVKSGKRVVIGAHGNSLRALVKYLDNVSEADILELNIPTAMPLVYELDADLKPIKSYYLGDPEKVKAAMDAVAKQGQKKA, encoded by the coding sequence ATGTATAAACTCGTCCTCATCCGCCACGGCGAAAGCACGTGGAATAAGGAGAACCGCTTCACGGGCTGGACGGACGTCGATCTCAGCGAGAAGGGCGTTCTGGAGGCCGTGGAAGCGGGTCAGGTACTGGCCAAGGAAGGCTTCCAGTTCGATCTGGCGTACACGTCGGTGCTGAAGCGTGCGATCAAGACGCTGAACACCGTGCTGGACCAGATGGACCAGTTGTGGATCCCGGTGGAACGCTCGTGGCGGCTGAATGAGCGCCACTACGGCGGCCTGCAGGGCCTCAACAAGTCGGAGACGGCGGACAAGTATGGCGAGGCCCAGGTCAAAATCTGGCGCCGCAGCTACGACGTTCCTCCGCCGGCCCTGACGGCCGACGACGAACGGTTCCCGGGCCGCGACCGCCGCTATGCGGATGTCGCTGCGGCCGACCTGCCTCTCACCGAATGCCTCAAGGACACCGTCGCCCGGTTCCTGCCGCTGTGGCACGAATCCATCGCGCCGGCCGTCAAGAGCGGCAAGCGAGTAGTCATCGGCGCCCACGGCAACAGCCTGCGGGCCCTGGTGAAGTACCTGGACAACGTCAGTGAAGCCGACATCCTCGAGCTCAACATTCCGACGGCCATGCCGCTGGTCTATGAGCTGGATGCCGACCTGAAGCCCATCAAGTCTTACTATCTCGGCGATCCCGAGAAGGTAAAGGCAGCCATGGACGCAGTCGCCAAGCAGGGCCAGAAGAAGGCCTGA